In a single window of the Verrucomicrobiales bacterium genome:
- the fliF gene encoding flagellar M-ring protein FliF produces MKEQLDRLAQQLGGIWKQIGINQRISLVLGAMVVAVGLFSVAWWSSKVDYQMLYGRMDDSEAGKVVAVLDELKVPYQLSGGQIRVPADRVHFLRMKLIERGLPRGEGVGYELFDKSSFGISDFLQRANYVRAIQTELARSIVLMEGVESARVFVVVPENRLLLEAQKKPTASVLIKTRATGALSTASVNAIRFLVANAVEGLQANQVAVMDSRGNTLAAEDEGDAIGGLTATQLNVRRQYEQHLSKSAETMLEKVLGPGQVVVRVAAEVNFESGRKEDEKYDPEGQVTLKEETKDKKNDTENLQGAGGSPGVATNTSTSTNGAAGANNSSKLSEKTTTKTYGVTKITSTTVLPPGSLRRLSAAVFINVRYEGEGANRKVVPRTPEELDKLKRILQSSLGIQITPDSLRKDELTLEEMPFNEQYAADLTQQIQKEETKQTILAVLRNLGYPLLALGALMTFFRLLKKTSAENIPVGSPPPEEHAAEGDGSPNWQNPNRKPEVVTVGVLNQLMKESPENMTLALRNWINRNKPPE; encoded by the coding sequence ATGAAAGAGCAATTGGATCGTTTGGCCCAGCAATTGGGTGGAATCTGGAAGCAAATCGGCATCAATCAGCGCATCAGCCTCGTGCTGGGAGCGATGGTTGTTGCCGTCGGCCTGTTCTCGGTGGCCTGGTGGTCCTCGAAAGTCGACTACCAGATGCTCTACGGGCGCATGGACGACAGCGAGGCCGGCAAAGTCGTGGCCGTGCTGGACGAGCTGAAGGTTCCCTACCAACTCAGCGGCGGCCAAATCCGGGTTCCGGCAGATCGAGTTCACTTCCTGCGCATGAAGCTGATCGAACGCGGCCTCCCCCGAGGCGAAGGTGTCGGCTACGAACTCTTCGATAAATCCAGCTTCGGCATTTCTGATTTTCTTCAGCGCGCCAACTACGTCCGGGCGATCCAGACGGAACTGGCTCGCAGCATCGTGCTCATGGAGGGAGTTGAAAGCGCGCGGGTGTTCGTGGTCGTCCCCGAAAACCGACTGCTGCTCGAAGCTCAGAAGAAGCCCACCGCATCCGTGTTGATCAAAACCCGAGCCACCGGGGCGCTCAGCACCGCCAGCGTGAATGCCATCCGATTTCTAGTCGCCAACGCGGTCGAAGGCCTCCAAGCCAATCAGGTGGCCGTCATGGACAGCCGCGGCAACACGCTCGCAGCCGAGGACGAGGGCGATGCGATCGGCGGACTGACCGCCACCCAACTGAATGTCCGTCGCCAATACGAGCAGCACCTGTCCAAGAGTGCGGAAACCATGCTCGAGAAAGTGCTCGGCCCCGGCCAGGTGGTGGTGCGGGTGGCGGCCGAAGTGAATTTCGAAAGCGGCCGCAAAGAGGATGAGAAATATGATCCCGAAGGCCAGGTCACTCTGAAGGAGGAAACCAAGGACAAGAAAAACGACACCGAGAATCTCCAAGGAGCCGGGGGGTCGCCCGGAGTGGCCACCAATACCAGCACGAGCACCAACGGGGCTGCCGGAGCGAATAACTCCTCAAAGCTCAGCGAGAAAACAACCACGAAAACCTACGGCGTTACCAAGATCACCAGCACGACCGTCCTGCCGCCTGGCAGTCTCCGCCGACTGTCGGCCGCCGTATTCATCAACGTCCGCTATGAAGGCGAAGGAGCCAACCGCAAGGTCGTGCCCCGCACCCCGGAGGAACTCGACAAGCTCAAACGCATTCTCCAGAGCAGCCTCGGAATCCAAATTACCCCGGATAGCCTTCGAAAGGATGAGCTCACGCTCGAAGAGATGCCGTTCAACGAACAATACGCGGCCGACCTGACCCAACAGATTCAAAAGGAGGAAACCAAGCAAACCATCTTGGCCGTGCTTCGTAACCTGGGATACCCCCTGCTCGCCCTCGGAGCGCTCATGACGTTCTTCCGTCTGCTGAAGAAAACCTCCGCCGAAAACATCCCGGTTGGATCACCTCCTCCGGAAGAGCACGCCGCCGAGGGTGACGGCTCGCCCAACTGGCAAAACCCCAACCGTAAGCCCGAAGTGGTCACCGTGGGCGTTCTCAACCAACTCATGAAAGAAAGTCCGGAGAACATGACGCTGGCGTTACGCAACTGGATCAACCGAAACAAGCCTCCAGAATAG
- the fliE gene encoding flagellar hook-basal body complex protein FliE, translating to MNLINAVRAFSPPDLASLRDAAASLSSGRPGGISANELEKLGSAADSLSIQPPAAKGSGDFGNVLGQMVQEVQAKQAQASAAMTGVLAGDGVPLHEAVLASEEASVAFQLMVEVRNKLLESYQELMRMQV from the coding sequence ATGAACCTCATCAACGCTGTTCGGGCTTTCAGCCCCCCGGACCTAGCTTCCCTGCGCGACGCAGCGGCAAGCCTATCCTCCGGCCGGCCGGGTGGCATCTCCGCCAACGAACTGGAGAAGCTGGGCTCCGCAGCGGATTCACTTTCCATCCAGCCTCCCGCCGCCAAGGGCTCGGGAGACTTCGGCAATGTCCTCGGCCAAATGGTTCAAGAGGTCCAAGCCAAACAGGCACAGGCCAGCGCCGCCATGACGGGAGTGCTGGCGGGCGACGGGGTCCCGCTTCATGAAGCCGTGTTGGCCTCCGAGGAAGCATCCGTTGCCTTTCAACTCATGGTCGAGGTGCGAAACAAGCTTTTGGAGTCCTATCAAGAGCTGATGCGGATGCAGGTTTAA
- the flgC gene encoding flagellar basal body rod protein FlgC, with the protein MVDLLPGIQATSSALSAERIRTDIIAQNIANSMTTRGADGKIYQRQTVVFETALQQQTANQSGQSIPTHQVNVKVQDDNRPPRLVPDPSNPGKMIEVPDINVHSEMIDLIISQRTYEANLAVAKSCRSMALQTLTLGKRG; encoded by the coding sequence ATGGTAGACTTACTGCCCGGCATCCAAGCCACCTCGTCCGCTCTCAGCGCTGAGCGCATCCGAACCGACATCATTGCCCAGAACATCGCGAATTCGATGACGACGCGTGGTGCCGACGGGAAAATCTACCAGCGCCAGACTGTAGTTTTCGAAACCGCACTCCAGCAGCAGACGGCCAACCAGAGTGGCCAGTCGATCCCGACTCACCAGGTCAACGTCAAGGTGCAGGATGACAATCGCCCCCCTCGTTTGGTTCCCGACCCCTCAAATCCGGGAAAAATGATCGAGGTGCCCGACATCAACGTGCACAGCGAAATGATTGATCTCATCATCTCCCAGCGTACCTACGAGGCCAATCTGGCCGTCGCAAAGAGCTGCCGCTCGATGGCGCTTCAAACCCTCACCCTTGGAAAACGGGGTTGA